One genomic region from Mesorhizobium terrae encodes:
- the hspQ gene encoding heat shock protein HspQ → MKTARFSIGQVVRHRLFPFRGIIFDVDPQFANTEEWYQSIPAEVRPSKDQPFYHLLAENSETEYIAYVSEQNLLEDDSGDPVRHPQIKDMFDKKPDGRYEPKGQSRH, encoded by the coding sequence ATGAAAACAGCCAGATTCTCGATCGGACAGGTGGTGCGCCATCGGCTGTTCCCGTTCCGCGGCATCATCTTCGACGTCGACCCGCAATTCGCCAACACGGAAGAATGGTATCAATCCATTCCCGCCGAGGTCAGGCCAAGCAAGGACCAACCTTTTTACCACCTGCTGGCCGAGAATTCGGAGACCGAATACATCGCCTATGTCTCGGAACAGAACCTGCTGGAAGACGATTCCGGCGACCCTGTCCGCCATCCACAGATCAAGGACATGTTCGACAAGAAGCCGGACGGCCGCTACGAGCCGAAGGGCCAATCCAGGCACTGA
- the pcsA gene encoding phosphatidylcholine synthase: MKNKTTAKKIVERIPRPKKKLTWPQARAFSVHLLTASGSFLAFLSLVAASEERWTAMFWWLGLALFVDGIDGPIARKLEVKEILPTWSGELLDNIIDYVTYVLIPAFALYQRGFMGEGLSFLSAAIIVVSSAIYYADTGMKTKENFFKGFPVVWNMVVFTLFVIEPGQWVSFAIVVTAGILTFVPINFLHPVRVVRLRPVNLTVTLLWCAFGALALAQSALASFYNQIGVLGEQVSLFTKIGISLTGLYLFCIGGVMQFFPNLGARKA, from the coding sequence GTGAAAAACAAAACAACCGCGAAAAAGATTGTCGAGCGCATTCCACGCCCGAAGAAAAAGCTGACATGGCCGCAAGCGAGGGCGTTCTCCGTCCATCTGCTTACGGCGTCAGGATCCTTCCTGGCTTTCCTGTCGCTGGTTGCAGCAAGCGAGGAACGCTGGACGGCGATGTTCTGGTGGCTGGGTCTCGCGCTGTTCGTCGACGGTATCGACGGGCCGATCGCGCGCAAGCTTGAGGTCAAGGAAATCCTGCCGACCTGGTCGGGCGAATTGCTCGACAACATCATCGACTACGTGACCTACGTGCTGATCCCTGCCTTCGCGCTTTACCAGCGCGGTTTCATGGGCGAGGGGCTTTCCTTCCTCTCGGCGGCGATCATCGTGGTGTCGAGCGCGATCTACTACGCCGACACCGGCATGAAAACGAAGGAGAACTTCTTCAAGGGCTTCCCGGTGGTGTGGAACATGGTTGTGTTCACGCTCTTTGTCATCGAGCCCGGCCAATGGGTGTCGTTCGCCATCGTAGTGACGGCCGGCATTCTCACCTTCGTGCCGATCAATTTCCTGCACCCCGTCCGGGTGGTGCGGCTGCGGCCGGTGAATTTGACGGTTACGCTGCTTTGGTGCGCCTTCGGCGCGCTTGCGCTGGCGCAGTCGGCCTTGGCCAGTTTCTACAATCAGATCGGGGTTCTAGGTGAACAGGTCAGCCTGTTCACGAAGATCGGTATCAGCCTGACTGGCCTCTATCTGTTCTGCATCGGCGGCGTTATGCAGTTCTTCCCCAATCTCGGCGCCAGGAAAGCTTGA
- a CDS encoding ABC transporter ATP-binding protein: MGGTVSAQDGTANLLEVRGLTKIFGTLTACDHVDLTIAKGEIHALLGENGAGKSTLVKMLFGSLEPHSGEIRWNGEAVRMTSPSVAKKLGIGMVFQHFSLFEALTAAENIALSLDDGAPINTIAAKARALSYSYGLPLDPDSLVGDLSVGERQRIEIIRCLLQAPQLIILDEPTSVLTPQEADKLFETLERLRAEGKSILYISHRLEEVKRLCDRATVLRHGKVVGHCNPREETAASLARMMVGSEVKSAERTPVSLADAPELLSVCGLSRKPAGPFSMPLKNIWLSVKAGEILGIAGVAGNGQGELFEALSGETQQASSDIVRIRGKDAGLLGITGRRMLGAAFVPEERLGHGAAPRMKLSENLLLSRHATDARAFVGAGGMVKNGSVYEAAQRIIKVMDVRKSAPDPEAAALSGGNLQKFIVGRELDRNPTVMVVNQPTWGVDAGASAHIRQALIELARSGSAVLVISQDLDELFEISDAIAVMHNGELSKPIPIAEATFERIGLLMGGAEPGHAEHSLETA, translated from the coding sequence ATGGGAGGCACTGTGAGTGCACAAGACGGCACCGCGAACCTGTTAGAGGTCCGCGGACTGACGAAGATATTCGGCACGCTGACCGCGTGCGATCATGTCGACCTCACCATCGCGAAAGGCGAAATCCACGCGCTTCTCGGCGAGAACGGCGCCGGCAAGTCGACGCTGGTGAAAATGCTGTTCGGCTCGCTGGAGCCGCATTCCGGCGAAATCCGCTGGAATGGCGAGGCCGTCAGGATGACCAGTCCGAGCGTTGCCAAGAAGCTCGGCATCGGCATGGTTTTTCAGCATTTTTCGCTGTTCGAGGCGCTGACGGCGGCCGAAAATATCGCGCTTTCGCTGGATGACGGCGCACCAATCAATACGATCGCCGCGAAGGCGAGGGCGCTTTCCTATTCTTACGGCTTGCCGCTCGATCCGGACTCGCTGGTGGGCGACCTGTCCGTCGGCGAACGCCAGCGCATCGAGATCATCCGCTGCCTGCTGCAGGCGCCGCAACTCATCATCCTCGACGAGCCGACTTCGGTGCTGACCCCGCAGGAGGCCGACAAGCTGTTCGAGACGCTTGAACGTTTGCGCGCCGAGGGCAAATCGATCCTCTACATTTCGCACAGGCTGGAAGAGGTGAAGCGCCTTTGCGATCGTGCAACGGTGCTGCGTCATGGCAAGGTGGTCGGCCACTGTAATCCGCGAGAGGAAACGGCCGCGTCGCTCGCCCGCATGATGGTGGGCAGCGAGGTCAAGTCGGCTGAACGCACGCCGGTATCGCTGGCCGATGCGCCGGAACTGCTGAGTGTCTGCGGATTGAGCCGCAAGCCGGCCGGGCCGTTCTCCATGCCACTCAAGAACATCTGGCTCTCGGTCAAGGCGGGCGAGATTCTCGGTATCGCCGGTGTCGCCGGCAACGGCCAGGGCGAACTCTTCGAAGCACTGTCCGGCGAGACGCAACAAGCGAGCAGCGATATCGTGCGGATTCGCGGCAAGGATGCGGGGCTGCTCGGCATCACCGGCAGGCGCATGCTGGGAGCGGCCTTCGTTCCCGAGGAACGCCTTGGCCATGGTGCCGCGCCGCGCATGAAGCTCTCGGAAAATCTGCTGCTTTCACGGCACGCCACCGACGCCAGAGCCTTTGTCGGTGCCGGCGGCATGGTCAAGAACGGCTCCGTCTACGAAGCCGCGCAACGCATCATCAAGGTGATGGACGTGCGCAAGAGTGCTCCCGATCCCGAAGCCGCGGCGCTTTCCGGCGGCAATCTGCAGAAATTCATCGTCGGGCGCGAGCTGGATCGCAACCCGACGGTCATGGTCGTCAACCAGCCCACATGGGGCGTCGATGCCGGCGCCTCGGCCCATATCCGCCAAGCCCTGATCGAGCTGGCGCGCAGCGGCTCGGCAGTGCTGGTCATCAGCCAGGACCTCGACGAACTGTTCGAGATATCCGACGCCATCGCCGTCATGCACAATGGCGAATTGTCGAAACCGATCCCAATCGCGGAAGCCACTTTCGAACGGATCGGCCTGCTGATGGGCGGCGCCGAGCCCGGTCACGCCGAACACAGCCTGGAGACCGCGTGA
- a CDS encoding GNAT family N-acetyltransferase, translated as MVTLTVSARVDDDIVDTIENGLDEYNIARGGPYNHEELWVLARDEDGALLGGLKANIGYSWMFVDLLWVNPNHRKGGLGSQLLGKAEEIARERGCLGAYLETFSFQAPDFYKRQGFHEFGRIDDYPPGHATIWLKKQF; from the coding sequence ATGGTGACGTTGACCGTCAGCGCAAGAGTCGACGACGATATTGTCGACACGATCGAAAACGGGCTCGATGAATACAACATCGCGAGGGGCGGGCCCTACAATCACGAGGAATTGTGGGTGCTGGCGCGCGACGAAGATGGCGCGCTTCTGGGCGGGCTAAAAGCCAACATCGGCTACTCCTGGATGTTCGTCGACCTGCTTTGGGTGAACCCGAACCATCGCAAGGGAGGATTGGGCAGCCAGTTGCTGGGAAAGGCTGAGGAAATTGCCCGCGAGCGTGGCTGTCTCGGCGCCTATCTGGAGACCTTTTCCTTCCAGGCGCCGGACTTCTACAAACGCCAGGGTTTTCACGAGTTCGGTCGTATCGACGACTATCCGCCCGGACACGCCACGATCTGGTTGAAGAAGCAGTTCTGA
- the aspS gene encoding aspartate--tRNA ligase produces the protein MHRYRSHTCAALRKSDVGQNVRLSGWVHRVRDHGGLLFIDLRDHYGLTQIVADPDSPAFKIAETVRGEWVIRVDGEVKARMAETANPNLPTGEIEIFAREIEVLSAAKELPLPVFGEPDYPEDVRLKYRFLDLRRDTLHKNIVKRTQVIAAMRREMGGAGFTEYSTPILTASSPEGARDFLVPSRIHPGTFYALPQAPQQYKQLLMVAGFDRYFQIAPCFRDEDPRADRLPGEFYQLDLEMSFVTQEDVWNTMGPLMTKVFEEFAEGKPVTKEWPRIPYSEAIRKYGSDKPDLRNPIVMEAVTDHFAGSGFKVFANMIASNPKVQVWAIPAKTGGSRAFCDRMNAWAQQQGQPGLGYIFWRKEGEKLEGAGPLAKNIGEERTDAIRTQLGLDDGDACFFVAGEPDKFYKFAGEARTRAGEELNLVDRDRFELCWIVDFPFFEWSEEEKKVDFAHNPFSMPQGGLEALQNQDPLTIKAFQYDAVCNGFEIASGSIRNQSPETMVAAFEKVGLSQQDVEDRFGGLYRAFQYGAPPHGGAAFGIDRVVMLLVGAKNLREISLFPMNQQAQDLLMGAPSPATLTQLRELELRVLPQKKEA, from the coding sequence ATGCATCGTTACCGCAGCCACACCTGTGCCGCCCTCAGGAAATCGGATGTCGGTCAGAATGTCCGGCTCTCCGGCTGGGTCCATCGCGTGCGAGATCATGGCGGCCTGCTGTTCATCGATTTGCGCGACCACTACGGCCTGACGCAGATCGTTGCCGATCCGGATTCGCCGGCCTTCAAGATCGCCGAAACCGTTCGCGGCGAATGGGTCATCCGCGTCGACGGCGAGGTCAAGGCGCGCATGGCCGAGACGGCCAACCCCAACCTGCCGACCGGCGAGATCGAGATTTTCGCGCGCGAGATCGAAGTGTTGTCGGCGGCGAAGGAACTGCCGCTGCCGGTGTTCGGCGAGCCCGACTATCCGGAGGACGTGCGCCTGAAGTACCGCTTCCTCGATCTGCGCCGCGACACGCTGCACAAGAACATCGTCAAGCGCACGCAGGTCATCGCCGCCATGCGGCGCGAGATGGGCGGCGCCGGTTTCACCGAATATTCGACGCCGATCCTGACCGCTTCCTCGCCGGAAGGCGCGCGCGACTTCCTGGTGCCGAGCCGCATCCACCCCGGCACTTTCTACGCGCTGCCGCAGGCACCGCAGCAGTACAAGCAGTTGCTGATGGTCGCCGGTTTCGACCGCTACTTCCAGATCGCGCCGTGCTTCCGCGACGAGGACCCGCGCGCCGACCGCCTGCCGGGCGAATTCTACCAGCTCGACCTCGAAATGAGCTTCGTGACCCAGGAAGACGTCTGGAACACCATGGGTCCGCTGATGACCAAGGTGTTCGAGGAGTTTGCCGAGGGCAAGCCCGTCACCAAGGAATGGCCGCGCATTCCCTATTCCGAGGCGATCCGCAAATACGGCTCCGACAAGCCGGATCTGCGCAACCCGATCGTCATGGAAGCTGTGACAGACCATTTCGCCGGCTCGGGCTTCAAGGTCTTCGCAAACATGATCGCCTCCAACCCGAAGGTTCAGGTCTGGGCGATCCCTGCCAAAACTGGCGGTTCGCGCGCCTTCTGCGACCGTATGAACGCCTGGGCCCAGCAGCAGGGCCAGCCGGGCCTCGGCTACATCTTCTGGCGCAAGGAAGGCGAGAAGCTCGAAGGCGCCGGCCCGCTTGCCAAGAACATCGGCGAGGAACGTACCGACGCGATCCGTACGCAGCTCGGCCTCGATGATGGCGATGCTTGTTTCTTCGTCGCCGGCGAGCCGGACAAGTTCTACAAATTCGCCGGTGAGGCGCGTACCCGTGCCGGCGAAGAGTTGAACCTCGTCGACCGCGACCGTTTCGAACTGTGCTGGATCGTCGACTTCCCGTTCTTCGAATGGAGCGAAGAGGAAAAGAAGGTCGATTTCGCGCACAATCCGTTCTCGATGCCGCAGGGTGGCCTCGAGGCGTTGCAGAACCAGGATCCGCTGACGATCAAGGCATTCCAGTACGACGCGGTCTGCAACGGCTTCGAGATCGCCTCGGGCTCGATCCGCAACCAGTCGCCCGAGACCATGGTGGCGGCTTTCGAGAAGGTCGGCCTCAGCCAGCAGGACGTCGAGGATCGCTTCGGTGGCCTCTATCGCGCCTTCCAGTATGGCGCTCCGCCGCATGGTGGCGCGGCCTTCGGCATCGACCGCGTCGTCATGCTGCTCGTCGGCGCCAAGAACCTGCGCGAAATCTCGCTGTTCCCGATGAACCAGCAGGCGCAGGATTTGCTCATGGGCGCGCCGAGCCCGGCGACGCTGACACAATTGCGCGAGCTCGAACTGCGCGTTCTGCCGCAAAAGAAGGAAGCGTGA
- a CDS encoding quinone oxidoreductase family protein, which yields MSKAIRIHAHGGPEALIYEDVDPGRPGPGQILVRHTAIGLNFIDVYYRNGLYAAPDGLPLIPGGEAAGVVLELGEGVEGLKVGDRIAYAVAVGAYAEQRVIAADRVVKIPDGISDEQAAAMMLKGMTAEYLVRRTFKVGPGNTVLYHAAAGGVGLILGQWAKHLGATVIGTASSPDKAELARAHGYDHVIDYKTQDFVAEVARLTGGRKCDVVYDAVGKDTFPASLDCLRPLGTFVSFGQSSGPIPPFNIALLAQKGSLFATRPTLFVYNARREDLEASARALFDVVLAGAVEIKINQSYALKDAGRAHADLEGRKTTGATVLIP from the coding sequence ATGAGCAAGGCCATCCGCATTCACGCCCATGGCGGACCTGAAGCGCTGATTTACGAGGACGTCGATCCCGGTCGTCCGGGACCCGGCCAGATCCTAGTCCGGCACACGGCGATCGGCCTCAATTTCATCGACGTTTATTACCGCAACGGATTGTACGCGGCCCCGGACGGCCTGCCGCTGATCCCGGGCGGCGAGGCTGCCGGCGTCGTGCTTGAACTGGGCGAAGGCGTCGAAGGCCTCAAGGTGGGAGATCGCATTGCCTATGCGGTTGCCGTCGGCGCCTATGCCGAACAGCGGGTGATCGCGGCTGATCGCGTGGTGAAAATTCCCGACGGCATTTCGGACGAACAGGCCGCAGCCATGATGCTGAAGGGCATGACCGCCGAATATCTCGTGCGGCGTACCTTCAAGGTGGGGCCAGGTAACACCGTTCTCTATCATGCCGCGGCCGGCGGCGTCGGCCTGATCCTCGGCCAATGGGCCAAGCACCTTGGCGCGACGGTGATCGGCACGGCCAGCTCGCCCGACAAGGCGGAACTGGCCAGGGCGCATGGCTACGACCATGTCATCGATTACAAAACGCAGGATTTCGTTGCTGAGGTTGCCCGCCTGACCGGTGGCCGCAAATGCGATGTCGTCTATGACGCGGTCGGCAAGGATACGTTCCCGGCTTCGCTGGATTGCTTGCGACCGCTCGGCACGTTCGTATCGTTTGGCCAGTCTTCAGGTCCGATCCCGCCTTTCAACATTGCGCTGTTGGCGCAGAAAGGCTCGCTCTTCGCCACCCGGCCGACGCTGTTCGTCTACAACGCCAGGCGCGAGGATCTCGAAGCGTCGGCTCGGGCGTTGTTCGACGTCGTGCTGGCCGGCGCGGTCGAGATCAAGATCAATCAGAGTTATGCTTTGAAGGACGCCGGAAGAGCCCACGCCGATCTTGAAGGGCGCAAGACGACAGGAGCGACAGTGCTTATTCCTTGA
- a CDS encoding UbiH/UbiF family hydroxylase yields MPDNTAKAPVLVAGTGPAGLVAALGFAHAGFPVTLAGPEANAADGRTTALMNPALKVLERLGVLEDLRAVAAPLKVMRIVDATRRLIRSPVVTFRASEIDEEQFGLNFPNTVLNPALAKAVAVHPGIEWRKSLVETWSLDADAATARLTDGTTASASLAVAADGRLSPAREASGIATSKRPYPQAALVLNFTHRTDHNFTSTEFHTETGPFTQVPLPGNRSSLVWVVEPETAKELAALDDASLSLRVEERMQSMLGRVTVEPGRQIYPLSAATPLRFAAKRIALVGEAAHVFPPIGAQGLNLGIRDVDDLIGVALKNSSDPGAARALAAYDFKRRPDILARSGAVNLLNMSLLSDMLPAQMARSAGLSLLGGFAPLRAFFMREGLRPGSGFAAIFGGLGEQVRR; encoded by the coding sequence ATGCCAGACAACACCGCCAAAGCCCCTGTTCTCGTTGCCGGTACCGGTCCAGCCGGCCTTGTCGCGGCACTCGGCTTCGCTCATGCCGGTTTTCCAGTGACGCTGGCTGGCCCCGAGGCCAATGCCGCCGACGGCCGCACCACCGCGCTGATGAACCCGGCACTCAAGGTCCTCGAACGACTGGGTGTGCTCGAAGACTTGCGGGCGGTCGCCGCGCCTTTGAAGGTGATGCGCATTGTCGATGCCACGCGCCGCCTGATCCGCAGCCCGGTCGTCACCTTTCGCGCGAGCGAGATCGATGAGGAGCAGTTCGGCCTGAATTTCCCCAACACTGTGCTCAATCCCGCGCTGGCAAAAGCGGTCGCAGTGCACCCTGGCATCGAATGGCGCAAATCGCTGGTCGAGACCTGGTCCCTCGACGCCGATGCGGCGACCGCCCGGCTCACCGATGGCACAACCGCTTCGGCTTCTCTCGCCGTTGCCGCCGACGGCCGGCTTTCGCCGGCCCGCGAGGCATCCGGCATTGCCACGTCCAAGCGCCCCTATCCGCAAGCTGCGCTGGTGCTGAACTTCACCCACCGGACCGACCACAACTTTACCTCGACCGAGTTCCACACCGAAACCGGCCCGTTCACCCAGGTGCCTCTACCCGGCAATCGTTCGAGCCTGGTCTGGGTGGTCGAACCCGAAACCGCGAAGGAGCTGGCGGCGCTTGACGACGCTTCGTTGTCGCTGCGGGTGGAAGAGCGCATGCAATCAATGCTTGGTCGCGTCACCGTCGAGCCCGGCCGGCAGATTTATCCCTTGTCTGCGGCGACACCGTTGCGCTTTGCGGCAAAGCGTATCGCGCTGGTCGGCGAAGCGGCGCATGTGTTCCCACCGATCGGCGCACAGGGGCTGAACCTTGGCATCAGGGATGTCGACGACCTCATTGGTGTTGCTTTGAAAAACTCGTCCGACCCCGGCGCGGCAAGGGCACTTGCCGCCTATGATTTCAAACGCCGGCCCGACATCCTCGCCAGGAGTGGTGCTGTCAATCTTTTGAACATGTCGCTGCTTTCTGACATGCTGCCCGCGCAGATGGCGCGCAGCGCGGGACTGAGCTTGCTCGGTGGTTTTGCGCCACTGCGCGCCTTCTTCATGCGCGAGGGCCTGCGCCCCGGCAGCGGTTTCGCCGCCATCTTTGGCGGGTTAGGGGAACAGGTCCGCCGGTAG
- the guaB gene encoding IMP dehydrogenase, protein MAKIIETATGALALTFDDVLLQPGHSEVMPGETDIRTRIANDIDLNVPIISAAMDTVTEARLAIAMAQAGGIGVIHRNFTPAEQAEQVRQVKKFESGMVVNPVTIGPDATLADALGLMRHYGISGIPVVENGGSGGQITGRLVGILTNRDVRFASNPAQKVYELMTRENLITVKENVDQEEAKRLLHQHRIEKLLVVDKNGNCVGLITVKDIEKSQLNPHATKDAQGRLRAAAATSVGDDGFERAERLIDAGVDLLVIDTAHGHSQRVLDAVARAKKLSNSVRIIAGNVATAAGTQALIDAGADGVKVGIGPGSICTTRIVAGVGVPQLSAIMSAVETAQKSGISVIADGGIKYSGDLAKALAAGASAAMIGSLLAGTDESPGEVYLHQGRSFKAYRGMGSVGAMARGSADRYFQAEVRDTLKLVPEGIEGQVPYKGPVAGVLHQLAGGLKAAMGYVGARDLTDFRERATFVRISNAGLRESHAHDVTITRESPNYHGGA, encoded by the coding sequence ATGGCAAAAATCATCGAAACCGCCACCGGCGCTTTGGCGCTGACCTTCGACGACGTCCTGCTGCAGCCGGGCCATTCCGAAGTGATGCCCGGCGAGACCGACATCCGCACACGCATCGCCAACGACATCGATCTCAACGTGCCGATCATTTCGGCCGCCATGGATACGGTCACGGAGGCCCGGCTGGCCATCGCCATGGCACAGGCCGGCGGCATCGGCGTCATCCACCGCAATTTCACGCCGGCCGAACAGGCCGAGCAGGTTCGTCAGGTCAAGAAATTCGAATCGGGCATGGTGGTGAACCCGGTCACGATCGGGCCCGACGCGACGCTGGCCGATGCGCTGGGGCTGATGCGCCACTATGGCATTTCCGGCATTCCGGTTGTCGAGAACGGCGGGAGCGGTGGCCAGATCACCGGCCGTCTCGTCGGCATCCTGACCAACCGCGACGTGCGTTTCGCCTCCAATCCCGCGCAAAAAGTCTACGAGCTGATGACGCGCGAGAACCTGATCACGGTCAAGGAAAACGTCGACCAGGAAGAAGCCAAGCGCCTGCTGCACCAACACCGCATCGAGAAGCTGCTGGTAGTGGACAAGAATGGCAATTGCGTCGGGCTCATCACCGTCAAGGACATCGAGAAGTCGCAGCTCAACCCGCACGCCACCAAGGATGCTCAGGGCCGCTTGCGCGCCGCGGCCGCGACCAGCGTCGGCGACGACGGCTTCGAGCGGGCGGAGCGTCTGATCGACGCGGGCGTCGACCTGCTGGTCATCGACACCGCGCACGGCCATTCGCAGCGCGTGCTGGATGCGGTGGCGCGGGCCAAGAAATTGTCCAACTCCGTGCGCATCATCGCTGGCAATGTCGCCACCGCCGCTGGCACCCAGGCGCTGATCGACGCCGGCGCCGACGGCGTCAAGGTTGGCATCGGCCCGGGCTCCATCTGCACCACCCGTATCGTCGCCGGCGTCGGCGTGCCGCAGCTTTCGGCGATCATGTCGGCGGTCGAGACCGCGCAGAAATCCGGCATCTCGGTGATCGCCGACGGCGGCATCAAATATTCGGGTGATCTGGCCAAGGCGCTGGCCGCCGGCGCGAGCGCCGCGATGATCGGCTCGCTGCTTGCCGGCACCGACGAGAGCCCGGGCGAAGTCTATCTGCATCAGGGCCGCTCGTTCAAAGCCTATCGCGGCATGGGGTCGGTCGGCGCCATGGCGCGCGGTTCGGCGGATCGCTACTTCCAGGCGGAAGTTCGCGACACCTTGAAGCTTGTTCCGGAAGGCATCGAGGGGCAGGTGCCCTATAAGGGCCCCGTGGCCGGCGTGCTGCACCAGCTGGCCGGTGGCTTGAAGGCGGCGATGGGTTATGTCGGCGCCCGCGACCTGACGGATTTCCGCGAACGGGCCACTTTCGTGCGCATTTCGAACGCCGGGCTACGCGAAAGTCATGCGCATGACGTGACGATCACGCGCGAGAGCCCCAACTATCACGGCGGCGCCTGA
- the rnd gene encoding ribonuclease D has translation MHLITTQEELDSVIRDLAKSGFVTVDTEFIRETTFWPVLCLIQMAAPGVTALIDPLAPGLNLKPFFELMANERVTKVFHAARQDIEIIVHLGDLIPHPVFDTQVAAMVCGFGDSVSYDQLVQKITGARLDKSSRFTDWRHRPLSDKQLDYALADVTHLIDVYKHLIDQLAREDRAHWLNEEMEVLTSRETYDPHPEDAWKRLKMRLRKPQELAVVQVVAAWREREARERDVPRGRVLKDDAIYEIAQQAPRDVTALARLRTTPKGWERSATAASLLEAVNSALALPKEEMPKLPKTFQPPEGTSAASELLKVLLKIIAEKQGVAAKVLATSDDIDRIAAEGENADVPALQGWRRAVFGDAALKLVRGEIGIKFEKRKIAVFDLKS, from the coding sequence ATGCACCTGATAACAACGCAAGAAGAATTGGATTCGGTCATCCGCGACCTCGCGAAATCCGGATTCGTAACGGTAGACACCGAGTTCATTCGCGAAACCACGTTTTGGCCGGTGTTGTGCCTCATCCAGATGGCGGCGCCCGGCGTCACCGCGTTGATCGACCCGTTGGCACCTGGCCTCAACCTGAAGCCATTCTTCGAACTGATGGCCAATGAGCGCGTGACCAAGGTCTTTCACGCCGCGCGCCAGGACATCGAAATCATCGTCCATCTCGGCGACCTAATCCCGCATCCGGTTTTCGACACGCAGGTGGCGGCGATGGTCTGCGGTTTCGGCGACAGCGTCTCCTACGATCAGCTCGTACAGAAGATCACCGGTGCGCGGCTCGACAAGTCGTCGCGCTTCACCGACTGGCGCCATAGGCCGTTGTCCGACAAACAGCTCGACTATGCGCTCGCCGACGTCACCCACCTGATCGACGTCTACAAACATCTTATCGACCAGCTCGCGCGCGAAGACCGCGCCCACTGGCTGAACGAGGAGATGGAGGTGCTCACCTCGCGCGAAACATACGACCCGCATCCCGAGGACGCCTGGAAGCGGCTGAAGATGCGTTTGCGCAAACCGCAGGAACTGGCTGTGGTGCAGGTGGTCGCGGCGTGGCGCGAACGCGAAGCGCGCGAACGCGACGTGCCGCGCGGGCGCGTGCTGAAAGACGATGCCATCTATGAGATCGCCCAGCAGGCGCCGCGCGATGTCACCGCGCTCGCCCGCCTGCGCACCACGCCGAAAGGCTGGGAACGGTCGGCCACCGCGGCTTCCCTGCTGGAGGCGGTGAACAGCGCTCTGGCCTTGCCAAAGGAAGAGATGCCGAAGTTGCCGAAGACCTTTCAGCCGCCGGAAGGCACCAGTGCCGCCTCCGAATTGCTGAAGGTCCTGCTCAAGATCATCGCGGAGAAACAGGGCGTCGCCGCCAAGGTCCTGGCCACCAGCGACGACATCGACCGTATCGCCGCCGAGGGCGAGAATGCCGACGTTCCCGCGCTGCAGGGCTGGCGGCGCGCCGTGTTCGGCGATGCCGCGCTCAAGCTGGTGCGCGGCGAAATCGGCATCAAGTTCGAGAAGCGCAAGATCGCGGTCTTCGACCTGAAATCCTGA